In Candidatus Delongbacteria bacterium, the following proteins share a genomic window:
- a CDS encoding TldD/PmbA family protein: MLQKLKKIIAGIDADYADLRYEIKTTTKVRMSKGEVKETTSNSGDGFVLRVLKNGGFATICFTREEDADEAIKKVLDNAQMIAENQDNPTKMAAAPVVKDSYKPELIEDPRDYSIEDKIALVKHYSDLYFTQPKVLDASVWYSDVIREKYFVNSEGSEIFEELVSCYLEALVYCKEGDRTEEGYLPMSSSNGLWKLRNRDEDAIKTAKIAHDLLFAENVKGGTYDVILDSSMTGIFIHETIGHLSEADNVENNPSIRQKMQLGTKLGSDILNIIDDANMPDQIACYKYDDEGVEVKRVNLMTNGVITGRLHNRFTAAEFNEPLTGHNIATGYEYDPIIRSGCTFVHSGESLFDDLLKQLNNGLYLCGYMSGMSSGDDFNFAARWGYKVENGKITRMIKACNMSGNIFETLKNITAIGNDLKFNEVNPCSKQQLNLRCSEGGPHILIKNITVGGNV, from the coding sequence ATGCTACAAAAACTTAAAAAAATAATTGCCGGAATCGATGCAGACTATGCCGATCTCCGCTATGAAATCAAAACAACCACTAAAGTCAGGATGTCAAAAGGTGAAGTAAAAGAGACTACTTCTAATTCAGGAGATGGTTTTGTACTTCGTGTTTTAAAAAATGGCGGTTTTGCCACAATTTGCTTTACTAGAGAAGAAGATGCTGATGAAGCAATTAAAAAAGTTCTGGATAACGCTCAAATGATTGCCGAAAATCAAGACAATCCAACTAAAATGGCTGCTGCACCAGTAGTCAAAGATTCATATAAGCCGGAACTTATTGAAGATCCTAGAGATTATTCCATCGAAGATAAAATAGCTTTAGTCAAACATTACTCAGATTTGTATTTTACACAGCCTAAAGTGTTAGATGCATCAGTTTGGTATTCAGATGTAATCAGGGAAAAATATTTTGTAAACAGTGAAGGTTCTGAAATTTTTGAAGAACTTGTAAGTTGTTATTTAGAAGCATTGGTTTATTGTAAAGAAGGTGATAGAACTGAAGAAGGTTACTTGCCTATGAGTAGCAGCAATGGTTTATGGAAACTCAGAAATCGCGATGAAGATGCAATTAAAACAGCTAAAATAGCTCATGATTTATTATTTGCTGAAAATGTTAAAGGTGGTACATATGATGTAATTTTGGATTCTTCCATGACTGGTATCTTTATTCATGAAACTATTGGTCATTTATCTGAAGCTGACAATGTAGAAAATAATCCTTCTATTCGTCAAAAAATGCAATTAGGTACTAAACTTGGTAGTGATATTTTAAATATTATTGATGATGCAAATATGCCTGATCAAATCGCTTGTTATAAATATGATGATGAAGGTGTGGAAGTTAAAAGAGTTAACTTGATGACCAATGGAGTAATAACCGGTAGATTGCACAATCGCTTTACAGCAGCAGAATTCAATGAACCTTTAACCGGTCATAACATTGCTACAGGTTATGAGTATGATCCAATTATCCGTTCTGGCTGTACTTTTGTTCATTCAGGTGAATCATTATTTGATGATTTACTAAAACAGTTAAACAACGGGTTATATCTATGTGGTTATATGTCAGGAATGTCCAGCGGAGATGATTTTAATTTTGCTGCAAGATGGGGCTATAAAGTTGAAAATGGTAAAATTACCAGAATGATCAAGGCATGTAATATGTCAGGGAATATCTTTGAAACCTTAAAAAATATTACAGCAATTGGTAATGATTTGAAATTTAATGAAGTTAATCCTTGTTCTAAGCAACAATTAAATCTTCGTTGTAGCGAAGGTGGTCCGCATATATTAATTAAAAATATTACAGTTGGAGGTAATGTATAA